The following proteins are encoded in a genomic region of Sesamum indicum cultivar Zhongzhi No. 13 linkage group LG8, S_indicum_v1.0, whole genome shotgun sequence:
- the LOC105168759 gene encoding plasma membrane ATPase 3: MGEKPEVLDAVLKETVDLENIPIEEVFENLRCTREGLTTAAAQERLAIFGHNKLEEKKESKFLKFLGFMWNPLSWVMEAAAIMAIALANGGGKPPDWQDFVGIITLLVINSTISFIEENNAGNAAAALMARLAPKAKVLRDGRWSEEEASILVPGDIISIKLGDIIPADARLLEGDPLKIDQSALTGESLPVTKGPGDGIYSGSTCKQGEIEAVVIATGVHTFFGKAAHLVDSTNQVGHFQKVLTAIGNFCICSIAVGMVIEIIVMYPIQHREYRPGIDNLLVLLIGGIPIAMPTVLSVTMAIGSHRLAQQGAITKRMTAIEEMAGMDVLCSDKTGTLTLNKLTVDKNLIEVFAKGVDTDTVVLMAARASRTENQDAIDAAIVGMLADPKEARAGIREVHFLPFNPTDKRTALTYIDSEGKMHRVSKGAPEQILNLAHNKSDIERRVHAVIDKFAERGLRSLAVAYQEVPEGTKESSGGPWQFIGLMPLFDPPRHDSAETIRRALNLGVNVKMITGDQLAIGKETGRRLGMGTNMYPSSALLGQNKDESIAALPIDELIEKADGFAGVFPEHKYEIVKRLQARKHICGMTGDGVNDAPALKKADIGIAVADATDAARSASDIVLTEPGLSVIISAVLTSRAIFQRMKNYTIYAVSITIRIVLGFMLLALIWKFDFPPFMVLIIAILNDGTIMTISKDRVKPSPLPDSWKLAEIFATGVVLGGYLAMMTVIFFWAAYKTDFFPRVFGVSTLEKTAHDDFRKLASAIYLQVSTISQALIFVTRSRSWSYVERPGLLLVAAFVIAQLVATLIAVYANWSFAAIEGIGWGWAGVIWLYNIIFYIPLDIIKFFIRYALSGRAWDLVLEQRIAFTRQKDFGKEQRELKWAHAQRTLHGLQVPDTKLFNETTNFSELNQLAEEAKRRAEIARLRELHTLKGHVESVVRLKGLDIDTIQQAYTV; the protein is encoded by the exons ATGGGGGAGAAACCTGAAGTGCTGGATGCTGTGTTGAAGGAGACTGTGGATTTG GAGAACATACCCATTGAGGAAGTGTTTGAGAATCTGAGATGTACCAGAGAGGGGCTTACAACTGCGGCTGCTCAAGAGAGATTAGCCATTTTTGGGCACAACAAGCTGGAGGAGAAGAAG GAGAGCAAATTCTTGAAGTTTTTGGGGTTTATGTGGAATCCTCTGTCATGGGTTATGGAAGCAGCGGCCATCATGGCAATTGCTCTTGCTAATGGAGGA GGAAAGCCTCCGGATTGGCAGGACTTTGTGGGTATCATCACCCTGCTTGTTATAAACTCAACAATTAGTTTTATTGAGGAGAATAATGCTGGCAACGCAGCAGCTGCTCTCATGGCCCGTCTTGCACCAAAAGCAAAA GTTCTTAGAGATGGAAGATGGAGCGAGGAAGAGGCTTCAATTTTAGTGCCAGGAGACATTATCAGTATTAAGCTTGGAGATATAATTCCTGCAGATGCTCGTCTGCTGGAGGGTGATCCACTGAAAATCGATCAG TCAGCTTTGACGGGTGAGTCCCTTCCAGTGACGAAGGGGCCAGGCGATGGCATCTACTCTGGTTCCACCTGCAAACAGGGAGAGATTGAGGCTGTTGTCATTGCCACTGGGGTTCACACCTTCTTCGGAAAGGCTGCTCACCTTGTCGATAGTACGAATCAAGTGGGCCACTTTCAAAAG GTTTTGACTGCTATTGGAAACTTTTGTATTTGCTCTATTGCCGTGGGGATGGTTATAGAGATAATTGTGATGTACCCAATTCAACACCGGGAATATCGTCCCGGCATTGACAatcttcttgttcttctcatTGGAGGAATCCCAATTGCCATGCCAACTGTTCTTTCAGTTACAATGGCTATTGGTTCTCATCGTTTGGCTCAACAG GGAGCTATTACAAAGAGAATGACTGCTATAGAAGAGATGGCAGGCATGGACGTGCTTTGCAGTGATAAAACGGGGACTTTGACACTGAACAAGCTTACTGTTGATAAGAATCTTATTGAG GTTTTTGCCAAAGGCGTCGACACAGACACTGTTGTTCTGATGGCAGCTCGAGCCTCTCGAACAGAAAACCAGGATGCCATAGATGCTGCTATAGTTGGGATGCTGGCTGATCCAAAGGAG GCACGTGCTGGCATTCGAGAAGTACATTTCCTTCCTTTTAACCCAACTGACAAACGAACAGCATTGACTTATATCGATAGTGAAGGAAAAATGCACAGGGTCAGCAAAGGTGCACCCGAGCAG ATTCTAAACCTTGCACACAATAAGTCGGACATAGAGCGCCGGGTTCACGCAGTGATTGATAAGTTTGCCGAACGAGGTTTAAGATCGCTTGCCGTGGCATATCAG GAAGTTCCAGAAGGAACGAAAGAAAGTTCTGGAGGCCCATGGCAGTTCATTGGCCTCATGCCTCTCTTTGATCCACCCAGACATGACAGTGCAGAAACTATAAGAAGGGCACTTAATCTTGGAGTAAATGTCAAAATGATAACTG GGGATCAGCTTGCGATAGGAAAGGAAACAGGACGAAGGTTAGGAATGGGAACAAACATGTATCCTTCGTCAGCTTTGCTGGGACAGAATAAGGATGAATCAATTGCAGCTCTACCAATCGATGAGCTCATAGAGAAAGCTGATGGTTTTGCTGGTGTCTTCCCTg AGCACAAATATGAAATCGTAAAGCGTCTGCAAGCTAGGAAACACATATGTGGAATGACTGGAGATGGAGTAAATGACGCTCCTGCTCTGAAGAAAGCTGATATTGGAATTGCTGTTGCTGATGCAACTGATGCAGCTCGTAGTGCTTCTGACATTGTCCTAACTGAACCTGGCCTCAGTGTCATCATTAGTGCTGTTTTAACCAGTCGAGCCATCTTCCAACggatgaaaaattacact ATTTATGCTGTTTCTATTACAATTCGTATTGTG CTTGGTTTCATGCTGTTAGCGCTGATATGGAAATTTGACTTCCCGCCTTTTATGGTCCTTATCATTGCAATACTCAATGATG GTACCATCATGACCATATCAAAAGATAGAGTGAAACCATCTCCTCTGCCTGACAGCTGGAAGCTTGCTGAAATTTTTGCGACTGGAGTTGTTCTTGGTGGTTACTTGGCAATGATGACAGTCATATTCTTCTGGGCAGCATACAAAACCGATTTCTTTCCT CGTGTATTCGGGGTGTCCACCCTGGAGAAGACTGCCCATGATGACTTTAGAAAGCTTGCTTCAGCAATATATCTTCAAGTGAGCACTATCAGTCAAGCTCTAATATTCGTTACAAGATCCCGGAGCTGGTCGTATGTCGAGCGTCCCGGTCTGTTGCTGGTAGCCGCATTTGTGATTGCCCAACTG GTCGCTACTTTGATTGCGGTGTATGCAAACTGGAGCTTTGCGGCAATTGAAGGAATTGGTTGGGGTTGGGCTGGAGTGATCTGGCTTTACAATATCATTTTCTATATTCCTCTCGATATTATCAAGTTCTTCATCCGCTATGCTCTCAGTGGGAGGGCTTGGGATCTTGTTCTTGAGCAAAGG ATTGCTTTCACCAGGCAAAAGGATTTCGGCAAAGAGCAGCGTGAACTTAAATGGGCACACGCACAAAGGACTCTTCATGGGCTGCAAGTGCCAGATACCAAACTGTTTAACGAAACTACCAACTTCTCTGAACTCAATCAGTTGGCCGAGGAAGCAAAGAGAAGAGCTGAAATTGCGAG GTTAAGAGAGCTGCACACGCTGAAAGGCCACGTTGAATCAGTCGTGAGGCTGAAGGGTCTCGACATCGACACAATCCAGCAAGCCTACACTGTATGA